A single Brevundimonas sp. M20 DNA region contains:
- the pstC gene encoding phosphate ABC transporter permease subunit PstC, which yields MTWLFLPILIAAAVAAYFGAQALAARRAKTGRAHSRPAQHGAYALIWTAVPALIVLLAASVFSGPVEHQLMASGAPEAVQQLEPFRRQAFYADAQAVGAGREAMQIWPAPYSELLPSEGQRAARIHLMLGLSGVVAAALAALLGALFVFSQIRPEMRARNRVEGWIVGALFACSAVAVLTTVGIVASLVYDSFRFFSSVPITEFLFGAQWSPQTAIRADQVGSSGAFGALPLFAGTFLIMIIAMIVAGPVGLFSAIYLSEYAGPTFRATVKPVLEILAGVPTVVYGFFAALTVGPAMRVFFNTIGSWMVGGPLDGLGQYLMLVQNQMALVAGGVMGIMLIPFVSSLSDDIINAVPQSLRDGSYAMGATKSETVKRVLLPAALPGVAGAMLLAMSRAIGETMIVTMAAGLAAKLTLNPLETVTTVTVQIVTLLTGDQEFNSPKTLSAFGLGLTLFLVTLLLNIVAQRIVQTYRQQYD from the coding sequence ATGACCTGGCTCTTTCTGCCGATCCTGATCGCCGCAGCCGTCGCCGCCTATTTCGGCGCGCAGGCGCTCGCGGCGCGCCGCGCGAAGACCGGTCGCGCCCATTCGCGCCCGGCCCAGCACGGCGCCTATGCGCTGATCTGGACGGCCGTCCCGGCCCTGATCGTGCTGCTCGCCGCCTCGGTCTTCTCCGGCCCGGTTGAGCATCAGCTGATGGCCTCCGGCGCGCCCGAGGCCGTGCAGCAGCTCGAACCCTTCCGTCGTCAGGCCTTCTACGCCGACGCCCAGGCCGTCGGCGCCGGGCGCGAGGCGATGCAGATCTGGCCCGCCCCCTATTCCGAACTTCTGCCGTCCGAGGGCCAGCGCGCCGCCCGCATCCACCTGATGCTGGGCCTGTCGGGCGTCGTGGCCGCCGCCCTCGCCGCCCTGCTGGGCGCCCTGTTCGTCTTCAGCCAGATCCGCCCCGAGATGCGCGCCCGCAACCGGGTCGAGGGGTGGATCGTCGGCGCCCTGTTCGCCTGTTCGGCCGTCGCGGTCCTGACCACGGTCGGCATCGTCGCCTCGCTGGTCTACGACTCCTTCCGCTTCTTCAGCTCGGTGCCGATCACCGAGTTCCTGTTCGGCGCCCAGTGGAGCCCGCAGACCGCGATCCGCGCCGATCAGGTCGGCTCGTCGGGCGCCTTCGGCGCCCTGCCGCTGTTCGCCGGCACCTTCCTGATCATGATCATCGCCATGATCGTCGCCGGGCCGGTCGGCCTGTTCTCGGCCATCTACCTGTCGGAGTACGCGGGCCCGACCTTCCGGGCGACGGTGAAACCGGTCCTTGAAATCCTCGCGGGCGTTCCGACCGTCGTTTACGGCTTCTTCGCCGCCCTGACCGTCGGCCCGGCCATGCGGGTCTTCTTCAACACCATCGGCAGCTGGATGGTCGGCGGTCCGCTGGACGGCCTGGGCCAGTATCTGATGCTGGTCCAGAACCAGATGGCCCTCGTCGCCGGGGGCGTCATGGGCATCATGCTGATCCCCTTCGTCAGCTCGCTGTCCGACGACATCATCAACGCCGTGCCCCAGTCGCTGCGCGACGGCTCCTACGCCATGGGCGCGACCAAATCCGAGACGGTGAAGCGCGTGCTTCTGCCCGCCGCCCTGCCCGGCGTCGCCGGCGCCATGCTGCTGGCCATGTCGCGCGCCATCGGCGAGACCATGATCGTGACCATGGCCGCTGGTCTGGCCGCCAAGCTGACGCTCAACCCGCTGGAGACCGTGACCACCGTCACCGTCCAGATCGTCACCCTTCTGACCGGCGACCAGGAGTTCAACAGCCCCAAGACGCTGTCGGCCTTCGGTCTCGGCCTGACCCTGTTCCTCGTGACCCTGCTGCTGAACATCGTCGCTCAGCGCATCGTCCAGACCTACCGGCAGCAATATGACTGA
- the pstA gene encoding phosphate ABC transporter permease PstA yields MTDAADHAPVTPTAQPADARVDRLRAGLKKRYARETRFRLYGLLAIGVAVGFLLLLLGRIIDQGHTAFYAHTVTVPVYMDPARVDRGYPQGTNFELLVAEQQLARFGETDDPAGTKARAMRGLFSSELKFVAAERVQKQPNLIGQTVMIAAPASDDADLYFKGEISKDIPSDQRRLTDQQLVWLDRMKAEGHVSAHFNTAIFSKGDSTEPELAGVLGAVIGSALMLLVTAVIAIPLGVGAALYLEEFAPKNRITDIIEVNINNLAAVPSIIYGLLGLALFINWMHLPRASPLVGGLVLALMALPTIIIATRSSLKAVPPSIREAALAMGASKTQTVFQHTLPLAMPGVMTGAIISMAHALGETAPLLLIGMVSFVPGLPHSIVEPSGALPSLVYIWENASERAFHERTAAAILVLLVFMIVMNAAAILLRRRFERRW; encoded by the coding sequence ATGACTGACGCAGCCGACCACGCCCCCGTGACCCCGACCGCCCAGCCCGCCGACGCCCGCGTCGACCGCCTGCGCGCCGGGTTGAAGAAGCGCTATGCGCGCGAGACCCGGTTCCGGCTGTACGGCCTGCTGGCCATCGGTGTCGCCGTGGGCTTCCTGCTGCTCCTGCTCGGCCGGATCATTGATCAGGGCCACACGGCCTTCTACGCCCACACCGTGACCGTGCCGGTCTACATGGACCCGGCCCGCGTTGATCGCGGCTATCCGCAGGGCACGAACTTCGAACTGCTGGTGGCCGAACAACAGCTGGCGCGTTTCGGCGAGACCGACGATCCGGCGGGGACCAAGGCCCGGGCCATGCGCGGCCTGTTCTCGTCGGAGCTGAAGTTCGTCGCCGCCGAACGCGTCCAGAAGCAGCCGAACCTCATCGGTCAGACGGTGATGATCGCCGCCCCGGCCTCTGACGACGCCGACCTCTATTTCAAGGGCGAGATTTCAAAGGACATCCCGTCAGACCAGCGCCGCCTGACGGATCAGCAGCTCGTCTGGCTGGACCGGATGAAGGCCGAGGGCCACGTCTCGGCGCACTTCAACACGGCCATCTTCAGCAAGGGCGACTCGACCGAGCCCGAACTGGCGGGCGTGCTGGGCGCCGTCATCGGCTCGGCCCTGATGCTGCTGGTCACCGCCGTCATCGCCATCCCGCTGGGCGTCGGCGCGGCCCTGTACCTTGAAGAGTTCGCGCCGAAGAACCGGATCACGGACATCATCGAGGTCAACATCAACAACCTCGCCGCCGTGCCGTCGATCATCTACGGCCTCTTGGGTCTGGCTCTGTTCATCAACTGGATGCACCTGCCCCGCGCCAGCCCGCTGGTCGGCGGTCTGGTGCTGGCCCTGATGGCCCTGCCGACCATCATCATCGCCACCCGGTCGTCGCTGAAGGCCGTCCCGCCCTCGATCCGCGAGGCGGCCTTGGCCATGGGGGCGTCGAAGACCCAGACAGTCTTCCAGCACACCCTGCCGCTGGCCATGCCCGGCGTGATGACCGGCGCCATCATCTCGATGGCCCACGCGCTCGGCGAGACCGCCCCCCTGCTGCTGATCGGCATGGTCAGCTTCGTGCCGGGCCTGCCGCACAGCATCGTCGAGCCGTCGGGCGCCCTGCCCTCCCTCGTCTATATCTGGGAGAACGCGTCCGAACGCGCCTTCCACGAGCGGACCGCCGCCGCGATCCTGGTCCTGCTCGTCTTCATGATCGTCATGAACGCCGCCGCCATCCTGCTGCGCCGGCGCTTCGAACGCCGGTGGTAG
- the pstB gene encoding phosphate ABC transporter ATP-binding protein PstB, whose amino-acid sequence MFSKIFRAADGAEGPAASQDTVIAAPTVTHGDAPVGPTKIAARDVSVFYGGKQALYDVSLDIPDKTVTALIGPSGCGKSTFLRTMNRMNDTISHAKVTGRIEMDGEDINAKAVDPVLLRARVGMVFQKPNPFPKSIYENVAYGPRIHGLASSKADLDVIVEASLKRAGLWTEVADRLHSPGTGLSGGQQQRLVIARAIAVEPEVILMDEPCSALDPIATAKIEELIDELRERYCIVIVTHSMAQAARVSQRTAFFHMGRLVETGPTEEIFTNPRERRTLDYITGRFG is encoded by the coding sequence ATGTTCTCGAAGATTTTCCGCGCCGCCGACGGCGCCGAAGGCCCCGCGGCCTCCCAAGACACCGTCATCGCCGCCCCGACCGTGACCCACGGCGACGCCCCCGTCGGCCCGACCAAGATCGCCGCGCGCGACGTGTCGGTCTTCTACGGCGGCAAACAGGCCCTGTACGACGTCTCGCTGGATATCCCCGACAAGACCGTCACCGCCCTGATCGGCCCGTCGGGTTGCGGCAAGTCGACCTTCCTGCGGACCATGAACCGCATGAACGACACCATCTCGCACGCCAAGGTCACCGGCCGGATCGAGATGGACGGCGAGGACATCAACGCGAAGGCCGTCGATCCCGTCCTGCTGCGCGCCCGCGTCGGCATGGTGTTCCAGAAGCCCAACCCCTTCCCCAAGTCGATCTACGAGAACGTGGCCTACGGCCCGCGTATCCACGGCCTGGCGTCGTCGAAGGCCGATCTGGACGTCATCGTCGAGGCCTCGCTGAAGCGCGCCGGCCTGTGGACCGAGGTGGCCGACCGCCTGCACTCGCCCGGCACCGGCCTGTCGGGCGGCCAGCAGCAGCGTCTGGTCATCGCCCGCGCCATCGCGGTCGAGCCTGAAGTCATCCTGATGGACGAGCCCTGCTCGGCCCTGGACCCGATCGCCACCGCCAAGATCGAGGAACTGATCGACGAACTGCGCGAGCGCTACTGCATCGTCATCGTCACCCACTCGATGGCCCAGGCCGCCCGCGTCTCGCAACGCACCGCCTTCTTCCACATGGGCCGTCTGGTCGAGACCGGCCCGACCGAGGAAATCTTCACGAATCCGCGTGAGCGGCGCACCCTCGACTACATCACGGGGCGCTTCGGCTGA
- the phoU gene encoding phosphate signaling complex protein PhoU — protein sequence MNQHTVKAYGDELNQLTAEVARMGGLAEAQVADAVESVARRDVALAKAVVERDARLDAMHRDIEKKAIRLMALRQPVASDLRKTLSAMKLAVDLERTGDLAKNIAKRALILAEGEPMQPLTRSIERMGKLVSMRLRDVLDAYAVGEVDRAIAVWNTDDEVDEHYNALFRELLTYMMGDPRTISACTHLLFMAKNLERIGDHATNIAETIHYEITGLEFTGERPRWNPETDGDQPTPA from the coding sequence ATGAACCAGCACACCGTCAAGGCCTATGGCGACGAACTGAACCAGCTGACTGCCGAAGTCGCCCGCATGGGCGGCCTCGCGGAGGCCCAGGTCGCCGACGCCGTCGAGTCCGTCGCCCGCCGCGACGTGGCCCTCGCCAAGGCCGTGGTCGAACGCGACGCGCGCCTCGACGCGATGCACCGCGACATCGAAAAGAAGGCCATCCGCCTGATGGCCCTGCGCCAGCCGGTCGCCTCCGACCTGCGCAAGACCCTGTCGGCGATGAAGCTGGCGGTCGATCTGGAGCGCACCGGCGACCTGGCCAAGAACATCGCCAAGCGGGCCCTGATCCTCGCCGAGGGCGAGCCGATGCAGCCCCTCACCCGCTCCATCGAGCGGATGGGCAAGCTGGTCTCCATGCGCCTGCGCGACGTGCTCGACGCCTATGCGGTCGGTGAAGTGGATCGCGCCATCGCCGTCTGGAACACCGACGACGAGGTCGATGAGCACTACAACGCCCTGTTCCGCGAACTGCTGACCTATATGATGGGCGACCCGCGCACGATCAGCGCCTGCACCCATCTGCTGTTCATGGCCAAGAACCTTGAGCGGATCGGTGACCACGCGACCAACATCGCCGAAACCATCCACTACGAAATCACCGGTCTGGAGTTCACGGGCGAACGCCCGCGCTGGAACCCCGAGACCGACGGCGACCAGCCGACCCCCGCCTGA
- the phoB gene encoding phosphate regulon transcriptional regulator PhoB: MQPYVLVMEDEDALATLLSYNLEKEGYKVVVASDGEEGMLQIDERLPDLVLLDWMLPKLSGIEVCRRIRGRSETRNLPIIMLTARGEESDRIRGLDTGADDYLTKPFSMTELTARIRAVLRRIRPGLADDRINHGDIVIDRVAHRVRRAGLEIHLGPTEFRLLDHFMQHPGRVFSREQLLDAVWGSDVYVEARTVDVHVGRLRKALNVEGTVNPIRTVRSAGYSLDLGG, from the coding sequence GTGCAGCCCTATGTTCTGGTGATGGAAGACGAGGACGCGCTGGCGACGCTGCTGTCCTACAACCTCGAAAAAGAGGGCTACAAGGTCGTCGTCGCCTCGGACGGGGAGGAAGGCATGCTCCAGATCGACGAGCGCCTCCCTGACCTGGTCCTGCTCGACTGGATGCTGCCCAAGCTGTCGGGCATCGAGGTTTGCCGTCGTATCCGCGGCCGCTCGGAGACCCGCAACCTGCCGATCATCATGCTCACCGCTCGCGGGGAAGAGTCCGACCGTATCCGCGGCCTCGACACCGGCGCCGACGACTATCTGACCAAGCCCTTCTCGATGACCGAGCTGACGGCCCGCATCCGCGCCGTCCTGCGCCGCATCCGCCCGGGTCTGGCTGACGACCGCATCAACCACGGCGACATCGTCATCGACCGCGTCGCCCACCGTGTCCGCCGCGCCGGTCTGGAGATCCACCTGGGGCCGACCGAGTTCCGCCTGCTCGACCACTTCATGCAGCACCCGGGCCGGGTGTTCAGCCGCGAACAGCTGCTGGACGCCGTCTGGGGCTCGGACGTCTACGTCGAGGCCCGCACCGTCGACGTCCACGTCGGCCGCCTGCGCAAGGCCCTCAACGTCGAAGGCACCGTCAACCCGATCCGCACCGTCCGCTCGGCCGGCTACTCGCTGGATCTGGGGGGCTAA